A section of the Triticum dicoccoides isolate Atlit2015 ecotype Zavitan chromosome 7A, WEW_v2.0, whole genome shotgun sequence genome encodes:
- the LOC119328739 gene encoding adenine nucleotide transporter BT1, chloroplastic/mitochondrial-like → MAGTMMAVTAKSKNCTLASEKKHGWALPELRFPWDSQEDKAFSLSLHDSASPHHGALFASVGLKVSTPAPAVSTSPAEQEFKIPFADHCIKFVSSAVGFPVVGAVDGSVEEEVVVDGKVIRKKAKKRGLKLKIKIGNPHLRRLVSGAIAGAVSRTCVAPLETIRTHLMVGSNGDSMTEVFQTIMKTEGWTGLFRGNFVNVIRVAPSKAIELFAFDTAKKFLTPKGDESSKTPFPPSLVAGALAGVSSTLCTYPLELIKTRLTIEKDVYDNFLHCLVKIVREEGPSELYRGLTPSLIGVVPYAATNYYAYDTLRKLYRKTFKQEEISNLATLLIGSAAGAISSTATFPLEVARKQMQAGAVGGRQVYKNVFHALYCIMEKEGMGGLYKGLGPSCIKLMPAAGISFMCYEACKKILVEAEE, encoded by the exons AAGGCCTTCTCCTTAAGCTTGCATGACTCTGCCTCCCCTCATCATGGTGCGCTGTTTGCTAGCGTTGGTCTGAAAGTGTCGACGCCTGCTCCGGCAGTGTCAACCAGTCCGGCGGAGCAGGAGTTCAAGATCCCTTTTGCTGATCATTGCATAAAGTTTGTCTCGTCAGCAGTCGGGTTTCCGGTTGTTGGGGCCGTGGATGGGTccgtggaggaggaggtggtggtggatggTAAGGTTATTAGGAAGAAGGCCAAGAAGCGTGGGCTGAAACTGAAAATTAAGATTGGTAACCCGCATTTGAGGCGGCTGGTTAGTGGGGCTATTGCGGGGGCGGTCTCGAGGACTTGTGTGGCGCCGTTGGAGACAATTAGGACGCACCTGATGGTTGGGAGCAATGGGGATTCAATGACAGAAGTGtttcagacaattatgaagacagagGGCTGGACAGGGCTGTTCCGTGGGAATTTTGTAAATGTTATCCGTGTTGCTCCAAGCAAGGCGATTGAG CTATTTGCTTTTGATACAGCCAAAAAATTCCTGACTCCAAAGGGTGATGAGTCCTCTAAGACCCCCTTCCCTCCATCACTTGTCGCGGGGGCACTTGCAGGTGTCAGCTCAACACTGTGCACATATCCTTTGGAACTGATCAAGACACGTCTGACTATAGAG AAAGACGTATATGACAACTTTCTCCATTGCCTCGTCAAGATTGTACGAGAGGAAGGCCCCTCGGAGCTTTACCGTGGTCTGACGCCGAGTCTGATAGGAGTGGTGCCATACGCCGCGACCAACTACTATGCCTACGACACCCTGAGGAAGCTCTACAGGAAGACATTCAAGCAGGAGGAGATCAGCAACCTTGCAACCCTCCTGATTGGTTCGGCCGCGGGCGCCATCTCGAGCACTGCCACCTTCCCTCTCGAAGTAGCTCGGAAGCAAATGCAGGCTGGGGCGGTGGGTGGAAGGCAGGTCTACAAGAACGTGTTCCATGCCCTCTACTGCATAATGGAGAAGGAAGGGATGGgcggcctgtacaaggggctcgGGCCCAGCTGCATCAAGCTCATGCCCGCGGCGGGGATCTCGTTCATGTGCTACGAGGCCTGCAAGAAGATTCTGGTCGAAGCCGAGGAGTAG